One segment of Pan paniscus chromosome 20, NHGRI_mPanPan1-v2.0_pri, whole genome shotgun sequence DNA contains the following:
- the NLRP4 gene encoding NACHT, LRR and PYD domains-containing protein 4 isoform X2, with product MAASFFSEFGLMWYLEELKKEEFRKFKEHLKQMTLHLELKQIPWTEVKKASREELANLLIKHYEEQQAWNITLRIFQKMDRKDLCMKVMRERTGYTKTYQAHAKQKFSRLWSSKSVTEIHLYFEEEVKQEECDHLDRLFAPKETGKQPRTVIIQGPQGIGKTTLLMKLMMAWSDNKIFRDRFLYTFYFCCRELRELPPTSLADLISREWPDPAAPITEIVSQPERLLFVIDSFEELQGSLNEPDSDLCGDLMEERPVQVLLSSLLRKKMLPEASLLIAVKPVCPKELRDQVTISEIYQPRGFNESDRLVYFCCFFKDPKRAMEAFNLVRESEQLFSICQIPLLCWILCTSLKQEMQKGKDLALTCQSTTSVYSSFVFNLFTPEGAEGPTPQSQHQLKALCSLAAEGMWTDTFEFCEDDLRRNGVVDADIPALLGTKILLKYGERESSYVFLHVCIQEFCAALFYLLKSHLDHPHPAVRCVQELLVANFEKARRAHWIFLGCFLTGLLNKKEQEKLDAFFGFQLSQEIKQQFHQCLKSLGEHGNPQGQVDSLAIFYCLFEMQDPAFVKQAVNLLQEANFHIIDNVDLVVSAYCLKYCSSLRKLCFSVQNVFKKEDEHSSTSDYSLVCWHHICSVLFYQPDLKYLSFTLTKLSRDDIRSLCDALNYPAGNVKELGLVNCHLSPIDCEVLAGLLTNNKKLTYLNVSCNQLDTGVPLLCEALCSPDTVLVYLMLAFCHLSEQCCQYISEMLLHNKSVRYLDLSANVLKDEGLRTLCEALKHPDCCLDSLCLVKCFITAAGCEDLASALISNQNLKILQVGCNEIGDVGVQLLCRALTHPDCRLEILGLEECGLTSTCCKDLASVLTCSKTLQQLNLTLNTLDHTGVVVLCEALRHPECALQVLGLRKTDFDEETQALLTAEEERNPNLTITDDCDTITRVEI from the exons ATGGCAGCCTCTTTCTTCTCTGAGTTTGGTCTTATGTGGTATCTGGAGGAGCTCAAAAAGGAGGAGTTCAGGAAATTTAAAGAACATCTCAAGCAAATGACTTTGCATCTTGAACTCAAGCAGATTCCCTGGACTGAGGTCAAAAAAGCATCCCGGGAAGAACTTGCAAACCTCTTGATCAAGCACTATGAAGAACAACAAGCTTGGAACATAACCTTAAGAATCTTTCAAAAGATGGATAGAAAGGATCTCTGCATGAAGGTCATGAGGGAGAGAACAG GATACACAAAGACCTATCAAGCTCACGCAAAGCAGAAATTCAGCCGCTTATGGTCCAGCAAGTCTGTCACTGAGATTCACCTATACTTTGAGGAGGAAGTCAAGCAAGAAGAATGTGACCATTTGGACCGCCTTTTTGCTCCCAAGGAAACTGGGAAACAGCCACGTACAGTGATCATTCAAGGACCACAAGGAATTGGAAAAACGACACTCCTGATGAAGCTGATGATGGCCTGGTCGGACAACAAGATCTTTCGGGATAGGTTCCTGTACACATTCTATTTCTGCTGCAGAGAACTGAGGGAGTTGCCGCCAACGAGTTTGGCTGACTTGATTTCCAGAGAGTGGCCTGACCCCGCTGCTCCTATAACAGAGATCGTGTCTCAACCGGAGAGACTCTTGTTCGTCATCGACAGCTTCGAAGAGCTGCAGGGCAGCTTGAATGAACCCGATTCGGATCTGTGTGGTGACTTGATGGAGGAACGGCCGGTGCAGGTGCTTCTGAGCAGTTTGCTGAGGAAGAAGATGCTCCCGGAGGCCTCCCTGCTCATCGCCGTCAAACCCGTGTGCCCGAAGGAGCTCCGGGATCAGGTGACGATCTCAGAAATCTACCAGCCCCGGGGATTCAACGAGAGTGATAGGTTAGTGTATTTCTGCTGTTTCTTCAAAGACCCGAAAAGAGCCATGGAAGCCTTCAATCTTGTAAGAGAAAGTGAACAGCTGTTTTCCATATGCCAAATCCCGCTCCTCTGCTGGATCCTGTGTACCAGTCTGAAGCAAGAGATGCAGAAAGGAAAAGACCTGGCCCTGACCTGCCAGAGCACTACCTCTGTGTACTCCTCTTTCGTCTTTAACCTGTTCACACCCGAGGGTGCCGAGGGCCCGACTCCGCAAAGCCAACACCAGCTGAAGGCCCTGTGCTCCCTGGCTGCAGAGGGCATGTGGACAGACACATTTGAGTTTTGTGAAGACGACCTCCGGAGAAACGGGGTTGTTGACGCTGACATCCCTGCGCTGCTGGGCACCAAGATACTTCTGAAGTACGGGGAGCGTGAGAGCTCCTACGTGTTCCTCCACGTGTGTATCCAGGAGTTCTGTGCCGCCTTGTTCTATTTGCTCAAGAGCCACCTTGATCATCCTCACCCAGCTGTGAGATGTGTACAGGAATTGCTAGTTGCCAATTTTGAAAAAGCAAGGAGAGCACATTGGATTTTTTTGGGGTGTTTTCTAACTggccttttaaataaaaaggaacaagaaaaactGGATGCGTTTTTTGGCTTCCAACTGTCCCAAGAGATAAAGCAGCAATTTCACCAGTGCCTGAAGAGCTTAGGGGAGCATGGCAATCCTCAGGGACAGGTGGATTCCTTGGCGATATTTTACTGTCTCTTTGAAATGCAGGATCCTGCCTTTGTGAAGCAGGCAGTGAACCTCCTCCAAGAAGCTAACTTTCATATTATTGACAACGTGGACTTGGTGGTTTCTGCCTACTGCTTAAAATACTGCTCCAGCTTGAGGAAACTCTGTTTTTCCGTTCAAAATGTCTTTAAGAAAGAGGATGAACACAGCTCTAC GTCGGATTACAGCCTCGTCTGTTGGCATCACATCTGCTCT GTGCTCTTTTATCAGCCAGACTTGAAATACCTGAGCTTCACCCTCACGAAACTCTCTCGTGATGACATCAGGTCCCTCTGTGATGCCTTGAACTACCCAGCAGGCAACGTCAAAGAGCTAGG GCTGGTAAATTGTCACCTCTCACCCATTGATTGTGAAGTCCTTGCTGGCCTTCTAACCAACAACAAGAAGCTGACGTATCTGAATGTATCCTGCAACCAGTTAGACACAGGCGTGCCCCTTCTGTGTGAAGCCCTGTGCAGCCCAGACACGGTCCTGGTATACCTGAT GTTGGCTTTCTGCCACCTCAGCGAGCAGTGCTGCCAATACATCTCTGAAATGCTTCTGCATAACAAGAGCGTGCGCTATCTAGACCTCAGTGCCAATGTCCTGAAGGACGAAGGACTGAGAACTCTCTGCGAGGCCTTGAAACATCCGGACTGCTGCCTGGATTCACTGTG TTTGGTAAAATGTTTTATCACTGCTGCCGGCTGTGAAGACCTCGCCTCTGCTCTCATCAGCAATCAAAACCTGAAGATTCTGCAAGTTGGGTGCAATGAAATCGGAGACGTGGGCGTGCAGCTGTTGTGTCGTGCTCTGACGCATCCGGATTGCCGCTTAGAGATTCTTGG GTTGGAAGAATGTGGGTTAACGAGCACCTGCTGTAAGGATCTCGCGTCTGTTCTCACCTGCAGTAAGACGCTGCAGCAGCTCAACCTGACCTTGAACACCTTGGACCACACAGGGGTGGTTGTGCTCTGTGAGGCCCTGAGACACCCAGAGTGTGCCCTGCAGGTGCTCGG gCTGAGAAAAACTGATTTTGATGAGGAAACCCAGGCACTTCTGACGGCTGAGGAAGAGAGAAATCCTAACCTGACCATCACAGACGACTGTGACACAATCACAAGGGTAGAAATCTGA
- the NLRP4 gene encoding NACHT, LRR and PYD domains-containing protein 4 isoform X1, with amino-acid sequence MAASFFSEFGLMWYLEELKKEEFRKFKEHLKQMTLHLELKQIPWTEVKKASREELANLLIKHYEEQQAWNITLRIFQKMDRKDLCMKVMRERTGYTKTYQAHAKQKFSRLWSSKSVTEIHLYFEEEVKQEECDHLDRLFAPKETGKQPRTVIIQGPQGIGKTTLLMKLMMAWSDNKIFRDRFLYTFYFCCRELRELPPTSLADLISREWPDPAAPITEIVSQPERLLFVIDSFEELQGSLNEPDSDLCGDLMEERPVQVLLSSLLRKKMLPEASLLIAVKPVCPKELRDQVTISEIYQPRGFNESDRLVYFCCFFKDPKRAMEAFNLVRESEQLFSICQIPLLCWILCTSLKQEMQKGKDLALTCQSTTSVYSSFVFNLFTPEGAEGPTPQSQHQLKALCSLAAEGMWTDTFEFCEDDLRRNGVVDADIPALLGTKILLKYGERESSYVFLHVCIQEFCAALFYLLKSHLDHPHPAVRCVQELLVANFEKARRAHWIFLGCFLTGLLNKKEQEKLDAFFGFQLSQEIKQQFHQCLKSLGEHGNPQGQVDSLAIFYCLFEMQDPAFVKQAVNLLQEANFHIIDNVDLVVSAYCLKYCSSLRKLCFSVQNVFKKEDEHSSTSDYSLVCWHHICSVLTTSGHLRELQVQDSTLSESTFVTWCNQLRHPSCRLQKLGINNVSFSGQSVLLFEVLFYQPDLKYLSFTLTKLSRDDIRSLCDALNYPAGNVKELGLVNCHLSPIDCEVLAGLLTNNKKLTYLNVSCNQLDTGVPLLCEALCSPDTVLVYLMLAFCHLSEQCCQYISEMLLHNKSVRYLDLSANVLKDEGLRTLCEALKHPDCCLDSLCLVKCFITAAGCEDLASALISNQNLKILQVGCNEIGDVGVQLLCRALTHPDCRLEILGLEECGLTSTCCKDLASVLTCSKTLQQLNLTLNTLDHTGVVVLCEALRHPECALQVLGLRKTDFDEETQALLTAEEERNPNLTITDDCDTITRVEI; translated from the exons ATGGCAGCCTCTTTCTTCTCTGAGTTTGGTCTTATGTGGTATCTGGAGGAGCTCAAAAAGGAGGAGTTCAGGAAATTTAAAGAACATCTCAAGCAAATGACTTTGCATCTTGAACTCAAGCAGATTCCCTGGACTGAGGTCAAAAAAGCATCCCGGGAAGAACTTGCAAACCTCTTGATCAAGCACTATGAAGAACAACAAGCTTGGAACATAACCTTAAGAATCTTTCAAAAGATGGATAGAAAGGATCTCTGCATGAAGGTCATGAGGGAGAGAACAG GATACACAAAGACCTATCAAGCTCACGCAAAGCAGAAATTCAGCCGCTTATGGTCCAGCAAGTCTGTCACTGAGATTCACCTATACTTTGAGGAGGAAGTCAAGCAAGAAGAATGTGACCATTTGGACCGCCTTTTTGCTCCCAAGGAAACTGGGAAACAGCCACGTACAGTGATCATTCAAGGACCACAAGGAATTGGAAAAACGACACTCCTGATGAAGCTGATGATGGCCTGGTCGGACAACAAGATCTTTCGGGATAGGTTCCTGTACACATTCTATTTCTGCTGCAGAGAACTGAGGGAGTTGCCGCCAACGAGTTTGGCTGACTTGATTTCCAGAGAGTGGCCTGACCCCGCTGCTCCTATAACAGAGATCGTGTCTCAACCGGAGAGACTCTTGTTCGTCATCGACAGCTTCGAAGAGCTGCAGGGCAGCTTGAATGAACCCGATTCGGATCTGTGTGGTGACTTGATGGAGGAACGGCCGGTGCAGGTGCTTCTGAGCAGTTTGCTGAGGAAGAAGATGCTCCCGGAGGCCTCCCTGCTCATCGCCGTCAAACCCGTGTGCCCGAAGGAGCTCCGGGATCAGGTGACGATCTCAGAAATCTACCAGCCCCGGGGATTCAACGAGAGTGATAGGTTAGTGTATTTCTGCTGTTTCTTCAAAGACCCGAAAAGAGCCATGGAAGCCTTCAATCTTGTAAGAGAAAGTGAACAGCTGTTTTCCATATGCCAAATCCCGCTCCTCTGCTGGATCCTGTGTACCAGTCTGAAGCAAGAGATGCAGAAAGGAAAAGACCTGGCCCTGACCTGCCAGAGCACTACCTCTGTGTACTCCTCTTTCGTCTTTAACCTGTTCACACCCGAGGGTGCCGAGGGCCCGACTCCGCAAAGCCAACACCAGCTGAAGGCCCTGTGCTCCCTGGCTGCAGAGGGCATGTGGACAGACACATTTGAGTTTTGTGAAGACGACCTCCGGAGAAACGGGGTTGTTGACGCTGACATCCCTGCGCTGCTGGGCACCAAGATACTTCTGAAGTACGGGGAGCGTGAGAGCTCCTACGTGTTCCTCCACGTGTGTATCCAGGAGTTCTGTGCCGCCTTGTTCTATTTGCTCAAGAGCCACCTTGATCATCCTCACCCAGCTGTGAGATGTGTACAGGAATTGCTAGTTGCCAATTTTGAAAAAGCAAGGAGAGCACATTGGATTTTTTTGGGGTGTTTTCTAACTggccttttaaataaaaaggaacaagaaaaactGGATGCGTTTTTTGGCTTCCAACTGTCCCAAGAGATAAAGCAGCAATTTCACCAGTGCCTGAAGAGCTTAGGGGAGCATGGCAATCCTCAGGGACAGGTGGATTCCTTGGCGATATTTTACTGTCTCTTTGAAATGCAGGATCCTGCCTTTGTGAAGCAGGCAGTGAACCTCCTCCAAGAAGCTAACTTTCATATTATTGACAACGTGGACTTGGTGGTTTCTGCCTACTGCTTAAAATACTGCTCCAGCTTGAGGAAACTCTGTTTTTCCGTTCAAAATGTCTTTAAGAAAGAGGATGAACACAGCTCTAC GTCGGATTACAGCCTCGTCTGTTGGCATCACATCTGCTCTGTGCTCACCACCAGCGGGCACCTCAGAGAGCTCCAGGTGCAGGACAGCACCCTCAGCGAGTCGACCTTTGTGACCTGGTGTAACCAGCTGAGGCATCCCAGCTGTCGCCTTCAGAAGCTTGG AATAAATAACGTTTCCTTTTCTGGCCAGAGTGTTCTGCTCTTTGAGGTGCTCTTTTATCAGCCAGACTTGAAATACCTGAGCTTCACCCTCACGAAACTCTCTCGTGATGACATCAGGTCCCTCTGTGATGCCTTGAACTACCCAGCAGGCAACGTCAAAGAGCTAGG GCTGGTAAATTGTCACCTCTCACCCATTGATTGTGAAGTCCTTGCTGGCCTTCTAACCAACAACAAGAAGCTGACGTATCTGAATGTATCCTGCAACCAGTTAGACACAGGCGTGCCCCTTCTGTGTGAAGCCCTGTGCAGCCCAGACACGGTCCTGGTATACCTGAT GTTGGCTTTCTGCCACCTCAGCGAGCAGTGCTGCCAATACATCTCTGAAATGCTTCTGCATAACAAGAGCGTGCGCTATCTAGACCTCAGTGCCAATGTCCTGAAGGACGAAGGACTGAGAACTCTCTGCGAGGCCTTGAAACATCCGGACTGCTGCCTGGATTCACTGTG TTTGGTAAAATGTTTTATCACTGCTGCCGGCTGTGAAGACCTCGCCTCTGCTCTCATCAGCAATCAAAACCTGAAGATTCTGCAAGTTGGGTGCAATGAAATCGGAGACGTGGGCGTGCAGCTGTTGTGTCGTGCTCTGACGCATCCGGATTGCCGCTTAGAGATTCTTGG GTTGGAAGAATGTGGGTTAACGAGCACCTGCTGTAAGGATCTCGCGTCTGTTCTCACCTGCAGTAAGACGCTGCAGCAGCTCAACCTGACCTTGAACACCTTGGACCACACAGGGGTGGTTGTGCTCTGTGAGGCCCTGAGACACCCAGAGTGTGCCCTGCAGGTGCTCGG gCTGAGAAAAACTGATTTTGATGAGGAAACCCAGGCACTTCTGACGGCTGAGGAAGAGAGAAATCCTAACCTGACCATCACAGACGACTGTGACACAATCACAAGGGTAGAAATCTGA